Proteins encoded by one window of Candidatus Sumerlaea chitinivorans:
- a CDS encoding Oligopeptide transport ATP-binding protein OppF, translating into MSVSAIVGEKQNPRQSAPANNSILRVEGLSVSFPIGRTFWGRPKAWLHAVRDVSLTVAQRETLALVGESGCGKTTLARAILQLIRPQKGAVYLGNSPNLVELTNRQLRPYRRQMQMIFQDPFSSLNPRMTVGSILSEPLIIHRLARGAERRARVHELLREVGLDPTSVNRFPHEFSGGQRQRIGIARALAVEPRIIIADEPVSALDVSIRSQIINLLARLQEERGLSYLFISHDLSVVHHLSHRVMVMYLGAVVEEASTRDLFAEPLHPYTEALLAAVPRPDPKTRTQKLILGGDVPSPVAPPTGCPFHPRCPRRFSPCESIVPELREVAAGRRVACHLHDPAYQSRA; encoded by the coding sequence ATGAGTGTGTCAGCGATCGTTGGAGAAAAACAAAATCCGAGGCAATCGGCACCTGCCAACAACTCAATTCTACGGGTGGAGGGCTTGAGTGTCTCGTTTCCTATCGGAAGGACATTCTGGGGACGCCCAAAGGCGTGGCTCCATGCAGTTCGTGATGTGAGTCTAACGGTAGCCCAGCGCGAGACGCTTGCGTTGGTCGGGGAAAGTGGGTGTGGCAAGACCACATTGGCGCGCGCGATTCTGCAACTAATTCGCCCACAGAAAGGCGCGGTTTACCTCGGCAACTCCCCCAATCTTGTGGAGCTCACAAACCGCCAACTGCGTCCGTACCGACGCCAAATGCAGATGATCTTCCAAGATCCGTTTAGCTCGCTCAACCCGCGCATGACGGTCGGAAGCATTTTATCCGAGCCGTTGATCATTCACCGGCTTGCGCGGGGTGCTGAACGAAGGGCACGAGTTCATGAACTCCTTCGAGAGGTTGGGTTGGATCCAACCTCGGTCAATCGATTTCCGCATGAATTCAGCGGTGGACAGCGCCAGCGGATCGGCATTGCGCGCGCGCTTGCGGTTGAGCCGCGTATCATCATCGCCGACGAGCCCGTGAGTGCACTGGACGTTTCGATCCGCTCGCAAATCATCAATCTTCTTGCGCGGCTTCAGGAGGAACGGGGGCTTTCGTACCTGTTTATCTCCCACGATCTCAGTGTGGTTCATCATCTGAGCCACCGAGTCATGGTTATGTATCTTGGGGCAGTTGTTGAGGAAGCGAGCACCCGTGACCTCTTTGCTGAGCCTCTTCACCCTTACACGGAGGCGCTGCTCGCGGCCGTCCCCCGCCCAGATCCCAAGACGCGAACCCAAAAGCTTATTCTGGGTGGCGACGTACCGTCGCCGGTTGCTCCACCCACCGGGTGTCCCTTTCACCCACGTTGTCCCCGCAGGTTTTCGCCCTGCGAGAGCATTGTCCCGGAGTTGCGGGAAGTGGCGGCTGGCCGTCGCGTAGCATGCCACCTCCACGACCCAGCCTATCAGAGCAGGGCCTAA
- a CDS encoding Permeases of the major facilitator superfamily, translated as MTVNLAAASISLCALAAGVLASGLGVIGRHVPPHCFLARTSRIEILLLGIVQGLAIATVLGLALGYLGIFSVALWVACLTVIALVRARAVCWGLRALVGGDFHKSDWGAIGLSLAVFAYGIVLRSHQIQAFRDEGIYVATGIHLARTGGFQWIDPLVATFGVGPASHLFTDLQDLFRGHPRFLRLPGFYLSDLVRGTVQPQFLHGYEVWVAAAYAIAGPQAAACVNAAFSSLAILLVFLVGRRLFGSLGGLGGALLYSLNPAFLWYARTPANEPMIQTLIWGVLAVYVVARQSSGGDSRAASPSVAPPLFPLFPTLLPLAAAMFTKFSAWFFLLPVAFDLSYNTGRSVYVRRATLMVTVVGLAATAYLHAAIFAADYLYGMIQFTAARVGISHNFFPVVWLLAVASSVALGAIVASWRPAVGRALGRINMGVWGGILVLLPLVWGAQYWLRARVPRLDLWAESTNLVELTLYLPAHGLFAYFGLVALTLSLARSGSMSDLSAPHGESYPNGGRGRNSWVCAQGMSLLLLMVLGASLFVVRRNLDANHPWAARRWLVILIPFLSLITAYGVGALGEWVARLRRFASPARWLYLIKSALALLVAASVAHQLVTRSWYLVTIPNTRGAIPQVDRWTTILRPNDFVLLQPHILIAQYGAYLKARFNIEAYVQPNERKAWTETRKLLLDRRLPFGRAIYLTEEVIETTTSTPLRLLGEIPLNYRQVVEGVHELPSRIDTVSTILRFYEVQPERLAAGWCPRLGDPVPERPPADPPIVLKMDRMAEPYLLYGFFAPTPTDDGHCYRWTNGTGRIAIGKLLKFPINRDKLSIAAVMHSGRESQSVDVHWYLDFEQPQRARKLGVTTIRDGWETYRMEIEASQLTPESTLDLQSLRPAVGSTPIGRLGIIVDEIRIE; from the coding sequence ATGACCGTCAACCTTGCCGCTGCGTCAATTTCGCTTTGTGCACTTGCGGCAGGTGTTTTGGCAAGTGGGCTTGGGGTTATCGGACGGCACGTTCCGCCGCATTGTTTCCTTGCCCGTACGAGTCGCATTGAAATTCTCCTGCTGGGCATTGTCCAAGGACTCGCCATTGCTACTGTTTTGGGGCTCGCCTTAGGTTATCTGGGTATTTTCAGCGTCGCACTGTGGGTTGCTTGCCTGACTGTGATTGCTCTCGTCCGAGCTCGTGCCGTTTGTTGGGGATTGCGGGCTCTGGTAGGGGGCGATTTCCACAAGAGCGATTGGGGAGCAATAGGTCTCTCTCTCGCCGTATTCGCGTATGGCATCGTTTTGCGTTCACACCAAATCCAAGCGTTTCGTGACGAGGGGATCTATGTTGCCACCGGGATCCACTTGGCTCGCACGGGGGGCTTTCAATGGATAGATCCGTTGGTTGCGACGTTTGGGGTTGGCCCAGCGTCACATTTATTTACCGATCTTCAGGACCTTTTTCGTGGACATCCAAGATTCTTGCGTCTGCCCGGGTTCTATTTGTCAGACTTGGTGCGTGGCACTGTTCAACCTCAATTCCTTCACGGCTACGAAGTTTGGGTGGCGGCTGCATATGCGATTGCTGGCCCCCAAGCGGCAGCCTGCGTAAACGCGGCATTCTCTTCGCTGGCAATTCTTCTCGTGTTCTTAGTCGGGCGGCGTCTCTTTGGCAGTCTGGGGGGGCTGGGCGGTGCCCTTCTCTACAGCCTAAATCCAGCGTTTCTGTGGTATGCTCGAACCCCCGCGAATGAGCCGATGATTCAGACGCTGATTTGGGGGGTGTTGGCTGTTTACGTGGTGGCTCGCCAGTCTTCGGGTGGAGATTCTCGCGCCGCATCGCCGTCCGTGGCGCCACCGCTGTTTCCATTGTTCCCCACACTCCTGCCTCTCGCGGCGGCGATGTTCACCAAGTTCTCTGCATGGTTTTTTCTCCTGCCGGTTGCATTCGATTTGTCATACAACACAGGTCGGAGTGTGTACGTAAGGCGTGCCACTCTCATGGTGACTGTGGTGGGTCTTGCTGCGACTGCGTATCTCCACGCCGCTATTTTTGCTGCGGACTATCTCTACGGGATGATTCAGTTTACCGCAGCACGAGTCGGCATTTCCCACAACTTCTTCCCCGTCGTGTGGCTTTTAGCAGTTGCGAGTTCAGTCGCACTGGGAGCCATTGTGGCCTCATGGCGACCTGCCGTTGGCCGGGCTCTGGGCCGAATAAACATGGGGGTGTGGGGCGGGATCCTCGTGCTCTTGCCACTTGTGTGGGGAGCTCAGTATTGGTTGCGGGCGCGTGTGCCGAGACTCGATCTGTGGGCTGAGAGTACAAACCTTGTCGAGCTCACCCTGTACCTGCCCGCACACGGTCTGTTTGCGTATTTTGGGCTTGTGGCCCTTACCCTCTCCCTTGCCCGTTCGGGTTCAATGTCTGACTTGAGCGCCCCGCATGGTGAATCATACCCCAACGGGGGGCGCGGTCGAAACTCGTGGGTTTGTGCGCAGGGAATGAGCTTGCTGCTGCTGATGGTTCTCGGAGCGTCGTTATTTGTCGTGCGGCGGAACCTCGATGCGAACCATCCCTGGGCAGCCCGCCGTTGGCTGGTGATTCTCATTCCATTTCTGAGCTTGATCACAGCTTACGGAGTTGGAGCGCTTGGCGAGTGGGTGGCACGCCTCAGGAGATTCGCGAGTCCGGCGCGTTGGCTATACCTCATCAAGAGCGCTCTTGCACTACTGGTCGCGGCCAGTGTGGCGCATCAGTTGGTAACTCGTTCTTGGTACTTGGTCACCATACCCAACACGCGTGGGGCGATCCCTCAAGTGGACCGGTGGACGACGATTTTACGCCCCAATGATTTCGTGTTGCTCCAGCCCCATATTTTAATCGCCCAGTATGGCGCCTACCTAAAAGCGCGATTCAACATAGAGGCCTACGTTCAACCCAACGAACGAAAGGCGTGGACCGAAACGCGGAAGTTGCTCCTTGACCGTCGCCTTCCATTCGGCCGGGCAATTTACCTGACGGAAGAAGTCATAGAGACTACCACCTCCACACCGTTACGCTTACTTGGCGAAATCCCTCTCAATTACCGGCAGGTGGTCGAAGGGGTGCACGAGCTTCCCAGCCGCATTGATACGGTAAGCACCATACTAAGGTTCTACGAGGTTCAGCCCGAAAGACTTGCTGCTGGATGGTGTCCTCGACTTGGCGATCCAGTGCCAGAGCGTCCGCCGGCAGACCCGCCTATCGTACTCAAGATGGACCGAATGGCTGAACCTTATCTTCTCTATGGATTTTTCGCGCCGACTCCAACCGACGACGGTCATTGTTACCGATGGACGAACGGCACGGGCCGGATTGCGATCGGGAAGCTACTCAAATTCCCAATCAACCGTGACAAGCTTTCGATAGCTGCTGTGATGCACTCGGGGCGGGAGTCCCAGTCGGTGGATGTGCACTGGTATCTCGATTTCGAGCAACCGCAGCGGGCTCGAAAACTGGGTGTCACGACTATAAGGGACGGGTGGGAAACCTATCGGATGGAGATTGAAGCGTCCCAACTGACTCCAGAGTCAACCTTGGACCTTCAGTCGCTGCGCCCTGCGGTTGGTTCGACTCCCATCGGGCGGCTGGGGATCATCGTGGACGAGATTCGTATCGAGTAA
- a CDS encoding Maltose/maltodextrin ABC transporter, permease protein MalF, whose translation MLFVLPALVPMVVLVGFPLLQTIFFSFTNLKEKNFDLWTLGLAPAENAGACPAGAPAEVQPRGPAARAGMQGKVCVVSVNDQSVKNAAGLRRALERAQREFLHQGKREVRITYATPDQTTATALLRFARQPFDWRIDPKRDSSTWGLVGIENYKRILVPTRDNQDAWQFYKILGVTVLWTVLNVACHYVFGFILALLLNRNVPGTRIYRVLLMLPWAVPVYVSAFSWRWLFNSQYGFFNVVLQKLGHSPIPWLSDTLWTFVAVTITNVWLGIPFMMISLLAGMQAIPKDLYESAQIDGCNRWQQIRWVTLPMLRPVSMTIVLLGAIWTFNMFNVIWLVQGGGTTVEILATYAFRLFRDYHDYAGAAAYGTVIFLLLLVFSLFYLKLLHREEELY comes from the coding sequence GTGCTCTTTGTTCTGCCGGCGCTGGTGCCGATGGTTGTGCTTGTGGGGTTTCCTCTGCTCCAAACGATCTTCTTCAGCTTCACAAACCTGAAGGAGAAGAACTTTGATCTCTGGACGTTGGGGCTCGCTCCGGCTGAAAATGCCGGGGCGTGCCCTGCTGGCGCGCCTGCTGAGGTGCAACCACGCGGGCCCGCTGCACGTGCGGGAATGCAGGGTAAAGTGTGTGTAGTTAGCGTCAATGACCAGTCGGTGAAAAATGCTGCAGGCCTGCGCCGGGCGCTGGAACGCGCACAGCGGGAGTTTCTCCACCAAGGCAAACGTGAGGTACGGATCACCTACGCGACTCCAGATCAGACGACAGCGACGGCGCTCCTTCGATTTGCTCGTCAACCATTCGATTGGCGGATTGACCCCAAACGCGATTCGTCCACATGGGGGCTTGTGGGGATTGAAAATTATAAGCGCATTCTCGTGCCCACCCGCGATAATCAAGACGCTTGGCAGTTCTATAAGATCCTTGGGGTAACCGTCCTCTGGACCGTTCTCAACGTGGCGTGCCATTACGTCTTTGGGTTTATCCTTGCCTTGCTCCTGAATCGCAACGTGCCCGGCACACGCATCTATCGGGTGCTTCTTATGCTGCCGTGGGCCGTGCCGGTGTATGTATCTGCGTTTTCGTGGCGTTGGCTGTTTAACTCCCAGTACGGCTTTTTCAACGTCGTCCTGCAAAAGTTAGGGCATTCACCCATCCCTTGGTTAAGCGATACCCTCTGGACGTTTGTTGCCGTCACGATCACAAACGTTTGGCTCGGCATTCCCTTTATGATGATTAGCCTCCTGGCTGGCATGCAGGCGATCCCAAAAGATCTCTACGAATCCGCCCAGATTGACGGATGCAATCGCTGGCAGCAGATTCGCTGGGTCACCCTGCCCATGCTCCGACCCGTGAGTATGACGATAGTCTTGTTAGGCGCAATTTGGACGTTTAACATGTTCAACGTCATTTGGCTGGTGCAAGGCGGAGGAACGACAGTCGAGATTCTTGCGACCTACGCATTCCGTCTGTTCCGTGACTACCACGATTATGCTGGAGCTGCTGCGTATGGAACAGTGATCTTTCTGCTGCTCTTGGTCTTTAGCCTCTTTTACCTCAAGCTCCTTCATCGTGAGGAGGAACTCTACTAA
- a CDS encoding Chlorohydrolase, Atz/Trz family: protein MLPGFINAHSHLEYSFCRGKLPRGKIPFTEWIEALTELKSEADESQICESASEAIREMVAGGVTTVLDCAHRPEMAAVLAESSVRHFIFWEVLGLTPEKAVASMAELVRKLELPRGKMCLGMGVNPHAPYSVGPDLRVELRDFLALHRDLATAWHLAEVSEEIELLETGAGHFAEFLERHGFPPPFEEVPKCSPLEFLQKAELFDRLDLAFHFNFFTKNEAKLFAPPRGVVHCPSTHRYFERDPWPISELLARGANVCLGTDSLASADTLNLFELLQQVGRDYPAVTGPQLLDFVTRNPARTRPLAMYHLGVITRKAPADFVALETRCSLSADLKTILIAPETRPVATFIAGEKVTP, encoded by the coding sequence TTGCTTCCCGGCTTCATCAACGCGCATTCGCATCTCGAGTATTCCTTTTGTCGAGGCAAGCTCCCTCGAGGGAAGATCCCTTTCACCGAGTGGATCGAAGCCCTCACCGAGCTGAAGTCGGAAGCAGATGAGTCCCAGATTTGCGAATCCGCATCAGAAGCGATTCGCGAAATGGTTGCCGGGGGCGTGACCACGGTCCTCGATTGTGCTCATCGGCCGGAAATGGCCGCGGTGCTGGCAGAGAGCTCGGTGCGCCACTTTATCTTCTGGGAAGTGTTGGGACTCACGCCAGAGAAGGCTGTGGCCTCCATGGCGGAACTGGTCCGCAAGCTCGAGCTACCCCGAGGGAAGATGTGTCTTGGTATGGGAGTGAATCCCCATGCTCCTTACAGTGTTGGGCCAGATCTCCGGGTGGAGCTGCGTGATTTCTTGGCCCTTCACCGCGATCTTGCGACAGCATGGCATCTTGCCGAAGTTTCAGAGGAGATTGAGTTGTTGGAAACGGGCGCAGGACATTTTGCTGAATTTCTGGAGCGGCACGGCTTCCCGCCCCCGTTCGAAGAGGTGCCCAAGTGTTCGCCTCTGGAGTTTCTACAGAAAGCCGAGTTATTCGATCGGCTGGATCTGGCCTTCCACTTCAACTTTTTCACGAAAAATGAGGCCAAGCTTTTTGCGCCCCCACGCGGTGTGGTGCACTGCCCCTCCACGCATCGGTATTTTGAGCGAGATCCATGGCCAATCTCGGAGCTCCTTGCCCGCGGAGCGAATGTGTGTTTGGGGACGGACAGCTTGGCCAGTGCCGATACCCTGAACCTTTTTGAGCTGCTTCAGCAGGTGGGCCGAGACTATCCAGCCGTAACGGGGCCACAATTGTTGGACTTTGTAACGCGAAATCCTGCGCGCACGCGCCCTTTGGCAATGTATCATCTTGGCGTGATTACCAGAAAAGCGCCAGCAGACTTTGTTGCGCTCGAGACACGTTGCTCATTGAGCGCTGATCTGAAAACGATTCTCATTGCACCTGAAACGCGCCCTGTTGCCACCTTTATTGCGGGTGAGAAAGTGACCCCATGA
- a CDS encoding Maltose/maltodextrin ABC transporter, permease protein MalG: MRRATRTAIATHFWLILASIISIFPIVWVVSTSLKYKEDVYQTTRIEVIPSRPNFSNYVEVLTMNNGIFLTWFRNSALVAGATALFGVLLAASAAYAFSRFSFRAKKPLIFFFLVTQMFPGAVLLVPLYFLLQRMGLLGSFPGLIIAYCTVSLPFGVWMLKSYFDTIPKSLDEAGIVDGLSIFGVFWRIIVPLSLPGIAVTAFFAFLTAWNEYMFALAFMTGEKNYLLPVGMAAAFGDQYQTFWHLMAAGSVLTTLPVLAVFVFAQRFLISGLTQGGVKQ; this comes from the coding sequence ATGCGTCGTGCCACCCGCACAGCGATTGCGACTCACTTTTGGCTCATCCTTGCCTCGATCATCTCTATTTTCCCGATCGTTTGGGTAGTTTCGACTTCCCTGAAGTACAAAGAGGACGTTTATCAGACCACGCGGATCGAAGTGATTCCCTCGCGCCCGAATTTTAGCAATTATGTGGAAGTGCTCACGATGAACAATGGCATCTTCCTGACGTGGTTCCGCAATTCCGCTTTGGTTGCGGGGGCAACTGCGCTTTTCGGTGTCTTGCTTGCCGCAAGTGCAGCCTATGCCTTCTCGCGTTTCTCTTTCCGCGCAAAGAAGCCCCTGATTTTCTTTTTCCTTGTAACGCAGATGTTTCCGGGGGCCGTGCTTCTCGTTCCCCTCTATTTTTTACTTCAACGAATGGGTCTGCTCGGCTCTTTTCCCGGGCTAATCATCGCTTACTGTACGGTGAGTCTGCCCTTTGGCGTATGGATGCTGAAGAGTTACTTCGACACAATCCCCAAGTCACTGGATGAGGCTGGCATCGTCGACGGGCTGAGCATTTTCGGAGTCTTTTGGCGAATCATCGTCCCACTCAGCCTTCCCGGCATCGCAGTAACAGCCTTTTTTGCATTTCTCACTGCGTGGAACGAGTACATGTTTGCGCTGGCTTTCATGACAGGCGAGAAGAACTATCTTTTGCCCGTGGGAATGGCTGCGGCGTTTGGGGACCAATATCAGACATTCTGGCATTTGATGGCTGCGGGGTCCGTCCTCACCACCCTCCCTGTGCTGGCAGTATTCGTCTTTGCGCAGCGTTTCTTGATTAGTGGCCTGACGCAAGGTGGCGTGAAACAGTAG
- a CDS encoding Neopullulanase — protein sequence MNARRRYGSIVWILLLFTVLVGNTIWGAAALPPSISVAETSGGKYRVTFTYSGTASTAYLAGSFNDWAPDKLEMLPSNGKFSVTIELPEGKHSYKFVLDGKQWKADPLNPETEDDSFGGKNSVLNLTPERIAATKLARANDADVVKSSDGDSGQKICPSVSVQKLPEGKFRVTFRYKNPSASEVFLAGSFNEWNPNALKMQREGDEFVATLELAKGEHEYKFVVDGKEWKEDPQNPNKVSNGLGSENSVIRLPAESSEQGNSAAASSEEKKDSSSKSEREASASESSSADAATSGSVLRPFPSVEIEPLGGKKNRVTFHFKAPGAETVNLAGTFNGWSPTDRKMKKVGDEFVSTLVLPDGEHQYKFVINHSTWKEDPLNPVKTDDGQGGFNSVLRLGHGAHIVTSDAKVGDSKIDADFIFHDPESIDYFNVLSKNGPVVIRLRTLAHDVQEAWLQPLAKGKAAEKHLLRSVYEDERFQFFGVRVPLVTSYTFGVKDGQAQFVIGTDEAKTPPASVKPFEVQIQPDKIFETPEWARHVVWYEIFPERFRNGSKDNDPTGTRTWTMDWERLLPEDQGKFFPSVFFRRYGGDLQGVIEKLPYLKSLGVGAIWFNPIFQSESLHKYDATDYRHVDDQFGYAGEYEKTVAQEDLLDPSTWKFNKSDKLFLELIQKAHAAGIRIIIDGVFNHTGTKHPAFQDVLKNKQKSRFKDWYNITSWDPLEWEGWYGVKDLPVFKENEHGYVDPAVKEHIFAITRRWMDPNGDGDPSDGVDGWRLDVPNEVSSEFWKEWRKLVKSINPNALIMGEIWDPPKQWLRGDQFDCVMNYQFAKALNRFYNMDGTPSRLAQDFAKLLFDIPEQANYVMMNLMNSHDTDRLVSMLYNPGREYDNGNRIQDLKPGQTYKTEKPTTATYTKMKAVVGVQFAYVGGPMIYYGDEAGMWGADDPSDRKPMIWKDLEPYENPQDNYFMHDVFAHFQRCAAIRNTLPALHVGEFETLLADDAKQVFAFRRWTDRQTVITMTNKSDREQEVVLELPSKSPARYVDVLNSPDVKVVPATKLDKSDVTRIDVSRAKPEFKAVNNRLIVKMPPTSTRILLGL from the coding sequence ATGAATGCTCGGCGTCGCTACGGATCGATCGTCTGGATCCTCCTACTATTCACTGTGCTCGTGGGCAATACCATCTGGGGTGCCGCTGCGCTACCTCCATCAATCTCGGTGGCTGAGACCAGTGGCGGCAAATACCGCGTGACGTTCACCTACTCAGGGACTGCATCCACTGCATATCTGGCTGGGTCTTTCAATGATTGGGCCCCCGACAAGCTCGAAATGCTCCCCTCGAATGGTAAATTCAGCGTCACCATCGAGCTCCCCGAGGGAAAGCACAGCTATAAGTTTGTGCTCGACGGTAAGCAGTGGAAGGCAGATCCGCTGAACCCCGAAACCGAGGACGATTCGTTTGGCGGAAAGAACAGTGTTCTGAACCTCACGCCTGAGCGGATAGCGGCGACAAAGCTGGCCCGCGCAAACGACGCCGACGTAGTTAAAAGCTCCGATGGCGACTCCGGCCAGAAGATTTGCCCGTCCGTGAGCGTCCAAAAGCTCCCCGAGGGAAAATTCCGGGTCACGTTCCGCTACAAAAACCCATCGGCCTCCGAAGTGTTCCTTGCAGGCTCGTTTAACGAGTGGAACCCGAACGCTTTAAAAATGCAGCGGGAAGGCGATGAGTTTGTGGCTACGCTCGAGCTCGCAAAAGGTGAGCACGAGTACAAATTCGTCGTTGATGGCAAGGAGTGGAAGGAAGATCCCCAAAACCCCAACAAGGTCTCAAACGGGCTTGGTTCGGAAAACAGCGTGATCCGCTTGCCCGCCGAGTCGAGTGAGCAGGGAAATTCAGCTGCTGCAAGCTCTGAAGAAAAAAAGGATTCTTCGTCCAAATCCGAGCGCGAAGCGTCCGCAAGCGAATCGTCCAGCGCAGATGCTGCGACCTCAGGAAGCGTGCTTCGTCCGTTTCCCTCCGTTGAAATTGAGCCCCTCGGCGGAAAGAAAAACCGCGTGACCTTCCACTTTAAAGCGCCCGGTGCCGAGACTGTGAATCTGGCTGGCACTTTCAACGGGTGGAGCCCAACCGACCGCAAAATGAAGAAGGTGGGCGACGAGTTTGTCTCGACCCTCGTCCTTCCCGACGGCGAGCACCAGTACAAGTTTGTTATCAACCACTCGACTTGGAAAGAAGACCCTCTCAACCCCGTGAAGACAGACGACGGCCAAGGTGGCTTCAATAGCGTGCTGCGGCTTGGCCACGGCGCCCACATCGTCACCTCCGATGCCAAAGTGGGCGACTCGAAGATTGACGCGGACTTTATCTTCCATGACCCGGAATCGATTGATTACTTTAACGTGCTCTCGAAAAACGGGCCCGTCGTGATTCGGTTGCGAACCTTGGCGCACGACGTGCAAGAAGCGTGGCTCCAGCCTTTGGCAAAAGGCAAAGCCGCGGAGAAGCATCTCCTTCGCTCGGTCTACGAGGATGAACGTTTCCAGTTTTTCGGTGTGCGCGTTCCACTCGTCACCAGCTACACCTTCGGAGTGAAAGATGGACAAGCGCAGTTTGTCATCGGGACAGATGAAGCAAAAACACCACCAGCGTCCGTAAAGCCTTTTGAAGTCCAGATTCAGCCCGATAAGATCTTCGAGACGCCTGAGTGGGCTCGCCATGTGGTCTGGTACGAGATTTTCCCTGAGCGTTTCCGCAATGGGAGCAAGGACAATGACCCAACGGGCACGCGCACTTGGACCATGGATTGGGAGCGCCTGTTGCCGGAAGATCAGGGGAAGTTTTTCCCAAGCGTGTTCTTCCGCCGGTATGGTGGGGACCTCCAAGGCGTGATAGAAAAGTTGCCCTATTTGAAATCCCTCGGCGTGGGCGCAATTTGGTTCAATCCGATTTTTCAGTCGGAGTCGCTCCACAAATACGACGCAACCGACTACCGCCACGTGGATGATCAATTTGGCTATGCCGGGGAATACGAAAAAACCGTTGCCCAAGAGGATCTACTCGATCCCTCGACTTGGAAGTTCAATAAGAGCGACAAACTCTTTTTGGAGCTCATCCAAAAAGCCCACGCAGCGGGTATTCGGATTATCATTGATGGCGTGTTCAATCACACCGGTACCAAGCATCCGGCGTTCCAAGATGTCCTGAAAAACAAGCAAAAATCCCGATTTAAGGACTGGTACAACATCACCAGTTGGGATCCTCTCGAATGGGAGGGTTGGTATGGAGTCAAAGATCTCCCTGTCTTTAAGGAAAATGAACACGGTTATGTGGATCCAGCGGTGAAAGAGCACATTTTTGCGATCACGCGCCGTTGGATGGATCCCAATGGGGACGGCGACCCCTCGGATGGCGTTGATGGGTGGCGCCTCGACGTTCCCAACGAAGTCAGCAGCGAGTTCTGGAAGGAATGGCGAAAACTCGTCAAATCGATCAACCCGAACGCCCTCATAATGGGAGAGATCTGGGATCCGCCCAAGCAGTGGCTCCGCGGCGATCAGTTCGACTGCGTGATGAATTACCAGTTCGCCAAAGCTCTCAACCGCTTCTACAATATGGATGGCACGCCGTCACGGTTGGCACAGGACTTTGCAAAGCTATTGTTTGATATTCCGGAGCAAGCCAACTACGTCATGATGAATCTCATGAATTCTCACGACACCGATCGGCTTGTTTCCATGCTTTATAACCCGGGGCGTGAGTACGATAATGGCAACCGCATCCAAGATTTGAAACCGGGCCAGACTTACAAGACGGAGAAACCCACCACCGCAACCTACACCAAAATGAAGGCTGTGGTGGGGGTCCAGTTTGCCTACGTTGGTGGCCCGATGATTTACTACGGCGACGAGGCTGGAATGTGGGGAGCCGATGATCCGAGCGATCGCAAGCCGATGATCTGGAAAGATCTCGAACCCTACGAGAATCCGCAAGACAACTACTTTATGCATGACGTGTTTGCTCACTTCCAGCGGTGCGCCGCGATTCGCAACACGTTGCCTGCTCTCCACGTGGGAGAATTTGAAACTCTCCTTGCCGACGACGCTAAGCAGGTGTTTGCCTTCCGGCGCTGGACCGACCGTCAGACTGTGATCACAATGACGAACAAGTCCGACCGCGAACAAGAGGTCGTTCTCGAACTGCCATCGAAGAGTCCGGCTCGGTATGTGGATGTGCTGAATTCCCCAGATGTGAAGGTGGTGCCCGCGACAAAGCTCGACAAATCAGACGTCACGAGAATTGACGTTTCGCGGGCCAAGCCGGAGTTCAAAGCGGTAAATAACCGACTGATCGTCAAGATGCCACCCACTTCCACGCGGATACTTCTGGGCTTGTGA